From Motacilla alba alba isolate MOTALB_02 chromosome 4A, Motacilla_alba_V1.0_pri, whole genome shotgun sequence, one genomic window encodes:
- the LOC119695003 gene encoding G-protein coupled receptor 12-like, whose product MLHGPAAMGEPWPPQPQQQQRLPGLGNASEPPAWPSAAAAGPGTAAPGGGAAAAGSVSPWDIALCATGTAVAGENALVLAVLFYTPSLRAPMFLLIGSLALADLLAGLGLVANFAVRYLLRPPSEAAELAAAGLLLAAFSASVCSLLAITVDRYLSLYNALTYHSERTLGFTCAMVLLMWLLCLGVGLLPLLGWNCLRDQSSCSILRPVTKDNAAVLAVTFLLLFALMMQLYLQICKIAFRHAQQIAVQHQFIATAQASSTRKGLSTLSLILGTFALCWIPFAIYSLVADSSYPAVYTYSLALPATCNSLINPIIYAFRNPDIQKSLWLACCGCIPSTFSSRPRTSSDV is encoded by the coding sequence ATGCTGCACGGCCCCGCCGCCATGGGGGAGCCGTGGCCGCCgcagccgcagcagcagcagcggctcCCGGGGCTCGGCAACGCCTCGGAGCCCCCCGCCTGGccctcggcggcggcggccgggccgggcacggcggcgccgggcggcggggccgcggccgcggggTCCGTGAGCCCCTGGGACATCGCGCTGTGCGCCACGGGCACGGCGGTGGCGGGCGAGAACGCGCTGGTGCTGGCCGTGCTGTTCTACACGCCGAGCCTGCGGGCGCCCATGTTCCTGCTGATCGGCAGCCTGGCGCTGGCCGACCtgctggccgggctggggctggtggccaACTTCGCCGTGCGCTACCTGCTGCGGCCGCCCAGCGAGGCGGCGGAgctggcggcggcggggctgctgctggccgcCTTCTCCGCCTCCGTCTGCAGCCTCCTGGCCATCACCGTGGACCGCTACCTGTCGCTGTACAACGCGCTCACCTACCACAGCGAGCGCACGCTGGGCTTCACCTGCGCCATGGTGCTGCTGatgtggctgctgtgcctgggcgtggggctgctgcccctcctgGGCTGGAACTGCCTGCGGGaccagagctcctgcagcatcctgcGGCCCGTCACCAAGGACAACGCGGCCGTGCTGGCCGTcaccttcctgctcctcttcgCCCTCATGATGCAGCTCTACCTGCAGATCTGCAAGATCGCCTTCCGGCACGCCCAGCAGATCGCCGTGCAGCACCAGTTCATCGCCACGGCGCAGGCCAGCTCCACCCGCAAAGGGCTCTCCACGCTGTCGCTCATCCTCGGCACCTTCGCCCTGTGCTGGATCCCCTTCGCCATCTACTCGCTGGTGGCCGACTCCAGCTACCCCGCGGTGTACACCTACTCGCTGGCGCTGCCCGCCACCTGCAACTCGCTCATCAACCCCATCATCTACGCCTTCAGAAACCCGGACATCCAGAAGTCGCTCTGGCTGGCCTGCTGCGGGTGCATCCCTTCCACGTTCTCCTCCAGACCAAGGACATCCAGCGACGTGTGA